CCACGGCTCGGACGTCTCCCTGCGCGTGGTCACCGACCACATGCGTACGTCCGTGATGCTCATCGGCGACGGCGTCACCCCCGGCAACGAGGGCCGCGGCTACGTCCTGCGCCGCATCATGCGCCGCGCCATCCGTAACATGCGCCTGCTCGGCGCCACCGGCCCGGTCGTCAAGGACCTCATCGACGTCGTCATCGGCATGATGGGCCAGCAGTACCCCGAGCTCATCACCGACCGCGAGCGCATCGAGAAGGTCGCCCTCGCCGAGGAGAACGCCTTCCTCAAGACGCTGAAGGCCGGCACCAACATCCTCGACACGGCCGTCTCCGACACCAAGGCCGCGGGCTCCACCGTGCTGGCCGGCGACAAGGCCTTCCTGCTCCACGACACCTGGGGCTTCCCGATCGACCTCACCCTGGAGATGGCCTCCGAGCAGGGCCTCTCCGTGGACGAGGACGGCTTCCGGCGCCTGATGAAGGAGCAGCGGGAGCGCGCCAAGGCCGACGCCCAGGCCAAGAAGACCGGCCACGCCGGCGCCGGCGCCTACCGGGAGATCGCCGACAAGGTCGGCGAGACCGACTTCATCGGCTACGGCGACACCGAGGGCGAGTCCACCGTCGTCGGCATCCTCGTCGACGGCGCCTCCTCGCCGGCCGCCACCGAGGGCGACGAGGTCGAGATCGTCCTCGACCGCACCCCGTTCTACGCCGAGGGCGGCGGCCAGATCGGCGACACCGGCCGCATCAAGGTCGACACCGGTGCCGTGATCGAGATCCGCGACTGCCAGAAGCCGGTCCCGGGCGTCTACGTCCACAAGGGCGTCGTCCAGGTCGGCGAGGTCACCGTCGGCGCCAAGGCCCACGCCTCGATCGACTCGCGTCGCCGTACGGCCATCGCCCGCGCCCACTCGGCCACCCACCTCACCCACCAGGCCCTGCGCGACGCCCTCGGCCCGACGGCCGCCCAGGCCGGTTCCGAGAACCAGCCCGGCCGCTTCCGCTTCGACTTCGGTTCGCCCTCCGCCGTCCCGACGGCCGTGATGACCGACGTCGAGCAGAAGATCAACGAGGTGCTCGCCCGCGACCTCGACGTGCACGCCGAGGTCATGGGCATCGACGAGGCCAAGAAGCAGGGCGCCATCGCCGAGTTCGGCGAGAAGTACGGCGAGCGCGTGCGCGTCGTGACCATCGGCGACTTCTCCAAGGAGCTCTGCGGCGGCACGCACGTGCACAACACCGCCCAGCTCGGCCTGGTCAAGCTGCTGGGCGAGTCGTCCATCGGCTCGGGTGTGCGCCGTATCGAGGCCCTGGTCGGCGTGGACGCCTACAACTTCCTCGCCCGTGAGCACACGGTCGTCGCCCAGCTCCAGGAGCTGATCAAGGGCCGCCCGGAGGAGCTCCCGGAGAAGGTCTCCGCCATGCTCGGCAAGCTGAAGGACGCCGAGAAGGAGATCGAGAAGTTCCGCGCCGAGAAGGTGCTCCAGGCCGCAGCCGGTCTCGCCGGGTCTGCCAAGGACGTACGCGGCATCGCCGTCGTCACCGGTCAGGTCCCGGACGGCACCACGCCGGACGACCTGCGCAAGCTGGTCCTCGACGTGCGCGGCCGTATCCAGGGCGGACGTGCCGCCGTGGTCGCCCTGTTCACCGTCAACAACGGCAAGCCGCTGACGGTCATCGCCACCAACGACGCCGCCCGTGACCGCGGCCTCAAGGCCGGTGACCTGGTCCGCACCGCCGCCAAGACCCTCGGCGGCGGCGGTGGCGGCAAGCCGGACGTCGCCCAGGGCGGCGGCCAGAACCCGGCCGCCATCGGTGACGCCGTCGACGCCGTCGAGCGGCTCGTGACGGAAACGGCCAAGTGAGCGAAGACACACACGCGAGCGGCGACGGCCGGGGCATGCGCCGCGGCCGTCGTCTCGCGATCGACGTGGGCGACGCCCGTATCGGCGTCGCCTCGTGCGACCCCGACGGGATCCTCGCCACCCCGGTGGAGACGGTCCCGGGCCGGGACGTTCCCGCAGCTCACCGCCGCCTGAAGCAGCTCGTCGAGGAGTACGAGCCGCTTGAGGTCGTCGTCGGCCTGCCCCGCTCCCTGAAGGGCGGCGAGGGCCCGGCCGCGGTAAAGGTCCGGGGCTTCGCGCAGGAATTGGCACGCATGATCGCGCCCGTACCGGTCAGGCTCGTGGACGAGCGGATGACGACCGTGACGGCCAGTCAGGGACTGCGCGCCTCGGGCGTGAAGTCGAAGAAGGGCCGGGCCGTGATCGACCAGGCAGCCGCTGTGATCATCTTGCAGCAGGCGCTCGAATCCGAACGGGTGTCAGGTAAAGCTCCGGGCGAGAGCGTCGAAGTGGTTATCTGATCGCGATACGGTAACGTTCCGCGCGATGCGCCGGTGTTCGAACAGCTGGCGCACAAAGAGAGGCGGGACGGA
The DNA window shown above is from Streptomyces chartreusis and carries:
- the alaS gene encoding alanine--tRNA ligase; its protein translation is MESAEIRRRWLSFFEERGHTVVPSASLIADDPTLLLVPAGMVPFKPYFLGEVKPPFDRATSVQKCVRTPDIEEVGKTTRHGTFFQMCGNFSFGDYFKEGAIKYAWELLTSPQDKGGYGLEPEKLWITVYKDDDEAERIWHDVVGVPKERIQRLGMKDNYWSMGVPGPCGPCSEINYDRGPEFGVEGGPAVNDERYVEIWNLVFMQYERGEGIGKDNFEILGELPSKNIDTGLGLERLAMILQGVQNMYEIDTSMAVIDKATELTGVAYGDAHGSDVSLRVVTDHMRTSVMLIGDGVTPGNEGRGYVLRRIMRRAIRNMRLLGATGPVVKDLIDVVIGMMGQQYPELITDRERIEKVALAEENAFLKTLKAGTNILDTAVSDTKAAGSTVLAGDKAFLLHDTWGFPIDLTLEMASEQGLSVDEDGFRRLMKEQRERAKADAQAKKTGHAGAGAYREIADKVGETDFIGYGDTEGESTVVGILVDGASSPAATEGDEVEIVLDRTPFYAEGGGQIGDTGRIKVDTGAVIEIRDCQKPVPGVYVHKGVVQVGEVTVGAKAHASIDSRRRTAIARAHSATHLTHQALRDALGPTAAQAGSENQPGRFRFDFGSPSAVPTAVMTDVEQKINEVLARDLDVHAEVMGIDEAKKQGAIAEFGEKYGERVRVVTIGDFSKELCGGTHVHNTAQLGLVKLLGESSIGSGVRRIEALVGVDAYNFLAREHTVVAQLQELIKGRPEELPEKVSAMLGKLKDAEKEIEKFRAEKVLQAAAGLAGSAKDVRGIAVVTGQVPDGTTPDDLRKLVLDVRGRIQGGRAAVVALFTVNNGKPLTVIATNDAARDRGLKAGDLVRTAAKTLGGGGGGKPDVAQGGGQNPAAIGDAVDAVERLVTETAK
- the ruvX gene encoding Holliday junction resolvase RuvX → MRRGRRLAIDVGDARIGVASCDPDGILATPVETVPGRDVPAAHRRLKQLVEEYEPLEVVVGLPRSLKGGEGPAAVKVRGFAQELARMIAPVPVRLVDERMTTVTASQGLRASGVKSKKGRAVIDQAAAVIILQQALESERVSGKAPGESVEVVI